Sequence from the Cellulomonas fimi ATCC 484 genome:
GGCGCCCGTCCTCGACGCGCCGGTCCGGCGCCGCCTGGCGACCCACGCGGGCCTCGCCGTCCGCGACGACCGCACGCTCGACTACACCCGCTACGTCGAGCGGCTCGCCACCTGGGGCCGCCCGTTCGGGCGCACGCCCGTGCAGGTCGAGGCCGCGGTCCGGGCTCTCGGCGACCTGCACTGACCCTCAGGCGCCGCCCTGGGCGATCCGCTCCAGCTCGGCCACGTGCGCGGCCCACTCGGCGGGCGTGAGGCCGGGCAGGTTGCCGTTGCCCGCGCGCAGGCCGACCGTGCCGTCCGCGAGCTCGCGCAGGATGTCGGCGTGCCCCGCGTGGCGCGTCAGGTCGGAGATGACGTGCACGAGGACGAGGTGCAGCGGGACGGGGTTGTCCTGCGCCCGCCACCAGGCGACCTGCCCGGGCGTGTCGAGGGGCGCCGTGAGGATCAGCTCGTCCGCGAACGCCCACACGCGCCGGTACAGCGCGACGACGTCCTCGACGGACTCGTCGGCCGACGCGAACATGTCGGCGTTGGGCGGCGCGTCCTCCCGGTACCAGGCCAGCGCGTCGAGCCCGGGGAACTCGCGACCGAACGTCTCGCCGAAGTACCCGATCTCGACGCCCGCGGCGTGCTTCACCAGCCCGAGCAGGTTCGTGCCCGTCGGGGTGCGTGGCCGGCGCAGCGCGCGCTCGTCGAGCCCCTCGAGCTTCCACAGGAGCGCGTCGCGCGCGCTCTGCAGGTAGCGGTGCAGCACGGTCCTCGCGTCGTCCACCCCGACAGGCTGGCGCGGCGCGCACGGTGGGGCAAGCCTGCGGCCTCAGGCGACGCCGGCCTCCCGGGCCGCACGGACGGCGTCCGCGACCTCCCCCGTCCACGGCTCGCCGTGCCCCGGCAGGACGGTGTGCCGCCCGGTCGGCAGCCTGCCGAGCGAGTCGAGCGCGACCTGCGCGTCCTTCGTGCCCGCGCGGGCCACGACGCGGGGACCCGTGCGACCGGTGTACGGGTCGAGGGTGACGAGCGCGTCACCCGTGAGCAGGACGCCACGGTCCGGCAGGTGCAGCGCGAGGTGGCCGTCGGTGTGCCCCGGGCAGTGCACCGCGCGGGGTCTGCCGGGCACGTCCAGCACGGCGTCCTCGCAGACGAGGTCCGTCGGCGACACCCCCGGCACGGCGAGCGCACCGCGGGCAGCCATCGCCAGGAGCCCCGGCAGTGCGCGCGGGTGGCGCACGAGGTAGCGGGAACGCGGCCGGCCGTGGTCGTACCGGTAGGGGTGCTCCAGCAGCGCCGCGTCGGCCTCGTGCGCCCAGACGCGCACGCCGAGCGTCTCCACGGCGCGGCGAGCGAAGCCGACGTGGTCGAAGTGGCCGTGCGTCACGACGAGCGCGCGCACCTCGCGCGGGGTCGCACCGAGCAGCCGCACCGCCTCGCCGGTCGCGCGCCACATCGCGGGCAGCCCCGCGTCGACGAGCGTGACGCCGTCGTCGGCCGCGACGACGTAGCACGCGGTGCGTCCGGCGTAGACGCGGGCGACACCGTCCGCGACGAGGTCCACGATCACGAGCGTTCCTCTCGGGTCGTCCGGGACGCGTGGGGCGTCACCAGGGGAGCGGGGCAGGGTGCGGGGCGCCGACGCGTGCCGCGCGGTACGCGGGCCGGCGCACGGCGGCGGCCCACGGGTAGGTCGCCAGGCCGTCGGGGCAGTGCACGACGGGGTCGACGCGGACGTCGGAGTCGACGGACGGGCCGTGCGGGGGGTCGAGCTGCACGGCACCCCAGCGGTGCCACCGTCCCCGCGCGTGCGCGGACCGCAGCTCCACGTCCAGGCCGCCGTCCACCCGACGCGTCACCACGGCACCGAGGACGACCGGGCCGGCCGGCGTGCGGAACGGCATGAGCGTCGTGAGCGGCCCCGACGTCACGTCCCGGCGCAGCGCCAGGACGAAACGGGACACCGTCCCGAGCCCGGCCGAGGACAGCAGCAGCGCCTGCGGACGGCCCGCGCGCTCCCACCGCACCGCGAGCCCGTGCACGTCGGGCCACGGTCGCGGCAGCCCCGCCGCGCGGGACACGCGCACCACCGCGGGTGCCGTGCACGGCTCGACCGCGCCGGGTGCGCCCGGGTCGAGGCCGACCTGGACCGTCCCGCGCAGCACCACGCCGCGCGGGTGCAGCGGACGACGCCCGGTGACGCGCGCGGCGGCGCCCAGGAGCCCGCCGAGGGCGACGCCGACGGCGCGCGCCGGCCCGGCGAGGAGCTGGTGCGCGGCGCCGCCGGCGCGCCCGACGGGGAGCGGGCGCTCTCCCCGCGCGGTGGTCACCGCGTCCGGGTCGCGGTCCGGTCGCGGGCCGGCCAGAGCGCGATCGCGAGACCCGCGAGCGCGCTGACCAGGTGCAGGCCGTTGTCGGCGCCGTTGATGTTGAGGATGTTCGCGTCCGGGTCGTTCGCCACCACGAGCCCGTAGACGAAGGTGGCGCCGTAGCCGACCGC
This genomic interval carries:
- a CDS encoding DinB family protein → MDDARTVLHRYLQSARDALLWKLEGLDERALRRPRTPTGTNLLGLVKHAAGVEIGYFGETFGREFPGLDALAWYREDAPPNADMFASADESVEDVVALYRRVWAFADELILTAPLDTPGQVAWWRAQDNPVPLHLVLVHVISDLTRHAGHADILRELADGTVGLRAGNGNLPGLTPAEWAAHVAELERIAQGGA
- a CDS encoding MBL fold metallo-hydrolase, whose protein sequence is MIVDLVADGVARVYAGRTACYVVAADDGVTLVDAGLPAMWRATGEAVRLLGATPREVRALVVTHGHFDHVGFARRAVETLGVRVWAHEADAALLEHPYRYDHGRPRSRYLVRHPRALPGLLAMAARGALAVPGVSPTDLVCEDAVLDVPGRPRAVHCPGHTDGHLALHLPDRGVLLTGDALVTLDPYTGRTGPRVVARAGTKDAQVALDSLGRLPTGRHTVLPGHGEPWTGEVADAVRAAREAGVA